In Scleropages formosus chromosome 20, fSclFor1.1, whole genome shotgun sequence, a single window of DNA contains:
- the ube2o gene encoding ubiquitin-conjugating enzyme E2O isoform X3, giving the protein MFVHKRRELKLEDRSIVPRDIVRRMNGNDNQCGTVIDINIECAVKLVGTNCVLYPVNSRDLQHIWSFMYGDYIAYDFWLGKVYDLTNHIILKLSNGARCSMSVEDGAKLYDVCPHVSDSGLFFEEAYGFYPGQVLIGPSKVFCNVQWLSGVKPVLSKKSKFRVVVEEVQVVELKVTWITKSYSPRGTDSVYPPPSTITQENLCRVKRLGYYDHTQRQLGERALYVFPQKGDATRITCEGPEGVPILPEDPVGKKLIKVFKKDMGKKTMEHADGHGANQQPTEKPERSEGEKKMESHQETEAIQDKVEGGCLNNGPVEVAGQPAEVATEMPGEQDAIDEAAEDTDDTSSMTSSASSTTSSQSGGVGSNRKKSIPLSIRNLKRKHKKKRTKFSRELKPGDRVAVEVVSTKTSADVMWKDGTVEKGIRSNDLIPIQHLDNYEFCPGDFVVDKRPQALQDPSVYGVIQSGDHKARTCVVKWVKLNATSDDVEVIGEEEDVSVYDIADHPDFHFRTTDIVIRIWSSDNGQAADCENETSVGQVCRVDVSSKVEVVWADNSKSIVLPQHLYNVESEIEETDYDSVDGSSSGASSEEWEDESDSWVTDNGPTEEEPPGETAPAPTPTGSAPDEGKPAAPYPATVQELEGAIATAALAGAGGSAGGTSGMDEKAGKEGTPRGFRELKEALKILESLKNMTVEQLWTGSPTSPTVEPEKPTKEKRFLDDIKKLQENLKKTLDNVAIVEEERMEAVGEVDKEEKQLEPQTPVRSEWPSDTPVLCQQSGGKPGVTFTSAKGEVFSVLEWAPDTHAFKKMEFQPAEAKKFFSTVRKEMALLATSLPDGIMVKTFEDRMDLFSALIKGPTRTPYEDGLFLFDIQLPNIYPAVPPLFRYLSQCSGRLNPNLYDNGKVCVSLLGTWIGKGTERWTSKSSLLQVLISIQGLILVNEPYYNEAGFDSDRGLQEGYENSRCYNEMALIKMVQSMTQLLQHPVEVFQQEIWEHFSASGWRLVHRLEAWLEINEAAERGARGRAAERPPSAEPLEEATAATATAAAATCHGPVHSSPSSLELREEELEDSGLSPSTTVQQELSQHSDCDGLGAEQPGRAFQDPAGSQPAVRPKKRRKSYRSFLPERSGYPDIGFPLFPLSKGFVKSVRGVLQHYRAALLAAGFPERREDK; this is encoded by the exons cTGAAACTGGAAGACCGCTCCATCGTGCCCCGGGACATTGTGCGGCGTATGAATGGAAAC GACAACCAGTGCGGTACGGTGATCGATATCAACATTGAGTGTGCGGTCAAGTTGGTGGGAACCAACTGTGTCCTTTACCCCGTCAACAGCAGAGACCTGCAGCACATCTGG TCTTTTATGTATGGAGACTATATTGCCTACGACTTCTGGCTGGGCAAAGTGTACGACCTGACCAACCACATCATCCTGAAGCTCTCCAATGGAGCCAG GTGTTCCATGAGTGTGGAGGACGGTGCCAAGCTGTACGACGTCTGCCCCCACGTCAGTGACTCT GGGCTTTTCTTCGAAGAGGCCTATGGTTTCTACCCTGGCCAGGTACTGATTGGACCCTCCAAGGTGTTTTGCAATGTGCAGTGGCTTTCCGGTGTCAAGCCTGTGCTCAGTAAGAAGAGCAAGTTCAGGGTGGTCGTGGAAGAG GTCCAAGTTGTGGAGTTGAAGGTGACATGGATCACTAAGAGCTACTCGCCAAGGGGAACAGACAGCGTGTACCCACCTCCTTCCACCATCACGCAGGAGAACCTCTGCAG AGTCAAGCGCCTTGGCTACTATGACCACACCCAGAGGCAACTGGGCGAAAGGGCCCTCTACGTCTTCCCCCAAAAAGGAGATGCCACCCGGATCACCTGTGAGGGCCCAGAGGGGGTTCCCATCCTCCCAGAGGACCCCGTTGGCAAGAAG CTGATCAAAGTGTTTAAGAAGGACATGGGTAAGAAGACAATGGAACATGCCGATGGACATGGTGCCAACCAGCAGCCAACAGAGAAGCCAGAGAGATCTGAAg GGGAGAAAAAGATGGAGTCACACCAGGAAACTGAGGCCATCCAGGACAAGGTGGAGGGTGGCTGTCTCAACAATGGACCGGTAGAGGTGGCGGGGCAGCCTGCGGAGGTCGCTACGGAGATGCCGGGTGAGCAGGATGCGATCGACGAGGCCGCGGAGGACACGGACGACACCAGCTCCATGACGTCTTCGGCCAGCTCCACGACCTCCTCGCAGAGCGGAGGGGTGGGCTCCAACCGCAAGAAGAGCATCCCCTTGTCTATCCGCAACCTGAAGAGGAAGCACAAGAAGAAAAGGACCAAGTTCTCCCGTGAGCTCAAGCCCGGAGACCG GGTGGCGGTGGAGGTGGTGTCCACGAAGACCTCGGCGGACGTCATGTGGAAGGACGGCACCGTCGAGAAGGGCATCCGTTCCAATGACCTCATCCCCATCCAGCACCTGGACAATTACGAGTTCTGCCCCGGGGACTTTGTGGTGGATAAGAGAC ctcaagCATTACAGGACCCCAGTGTCTATGGGGTTATCCAGTCTGGGGACCACAAAGCGAGAACCTGTGTTGTGAAGTGGGTAAAGCTCAATGCCACCAGCGATGATGTGGAG GTCATTGGCGAGGAGGAGGATGTCAGCGTTTATGACATTGCGGACCACCCCGACTTCCACTTCCGTACCACCGACATCGTCATAAGGATATGGAGCTCAGACAATGGGCAGGCGGCCGACTGCGAAAACGAG ACGTCTGTGGGGCAGGTGTGCCGCGTGGACGTGAGCAGCAAAGTGGAGGTGGTGTGGGCCGACAACTCCAAGAGCATCGTCCTGCCTCAG CACCTCTACAACGTGGAGTCGGAGATCGAGGAGACGGACTACGATTCCGTGGATGGCAGCAGCAGTGGGGCGTCATCTGAGGAGTGGGAGGATGAGAGCGACAGCTGGGTGACGGACAATGGGCCGACGGAGGAAGAGCCTCCCGGCGAAACGGCCCCCGCGCCCACGCCCACCGGCTCCGCTCCGGACGAGGGCAAACCTGCGGCCCCTTATCCCGCGACGGTGCAGGAGCTCGAGGGGGCCATCGCCACGGCCGCGCTGGCAGGAGCAGGCGGCTCTGCGGGAGGAACCTCCGGGATGGATGAAAAGGCGGGGAAGGAGGGCACGCCAAGGGGGTTCAGGGAGCTGAAGGAGGCTCTCAAGATTCTGGAGAGCCTAAAGAACATGACGGTGGAGCAGCTGTGGACAGGCTCGCCCACGTCGCCCACCGTAGAGCCGGAGAAGCCCACGAAAGAGAAGAGGTTCCTGGACGACATCAAGAAGCTGCAGGAGAACCTGAAGAAGACCCTGGACAATGTGGCCATTGTGGAGGAGGAGCGCATGGAGGCTGTGGGTGAGGTGGACAAAGAGGAGAAGCAGCTGGAGCCCCAGACGCCTGTACGTTCCGAGTGGCCCAGCGACACGCCCGTCCTCTGCCAGCAGAGTGGGGGAAAACCAGGGGTCACCTTCACCAGCGCTAAGGGAGAGGTCTTCTCCGTCCTTGAATGGGCACCGG ACACTCATGCCTTCAAGAAAATGGAATTCCAGCCTGCAGAGGCCAAGAAGTTCTTTAGCACTGTGAGGAAAGAGATGGCTCTTCTGGCGACCTCCCTACCGGATGGCATTATGGTCAAGACTTTTGAGGACCGCATG GATTTGTTCTCTGCTCTCATCAAGGGTCCAACGCGCACCCCTTACGAGGATGGCCTGTTCCTCTTCGACATCCAGCTGCCCAACATCTACCCGGCGGTGCCCCCGCTCTTCCGATACCTGTCCCAGTGCAGCGGCCGCCTCAATCCCAACCTGTACGACAACGGAAAGGTGTGCGTCAGCTTGCTGGGAACGTGGATTGGCAAG GGCACCGAGAGGTGGACCAGCAAATCCAGCCTCCTGCAGGTCCTCATCTCCATTCAAG GGCTGATCCTCGTGAACGAGCCGTACTACAACGAGGCGGGCTTCGACAGCGACCGTGGCCTCCAGGAGGGCTACGAGAACAGCCGCTGCTACAACGAGATGGCCCTCATCAAGATGGTGCAGTCCATGAcgcagctgctgcagcatccCGTGGAGGTCTTCCAGCAGGAGATCTGGGAGCACTTCTCGGCCAGCGGCTGGAGGCTGGTGCACCGGCTGGAGGCCTGGCTGGAGATCAATGAGGCGGCGGAGCGAGGGGCCAGGGGACGTGCGGCGGAGCGCCCGCCATCGGCCGAGCCCCTGGAGGAGGCGACCGCGGCGACTGCGactgcggcggcggcgacgtGCCACGGGCCGGTGCACAGCAGCCCCAGCAGCCTGGAGCTGCGcgaggaagagctggaggatTCGGGCCTGAGCCCGTCCACCACCGTACAGCAGGAGCTGAGCCAGCACTCGGACTGCGACGGCCTCGGGGCCGAGCAGCCGGGGAGGGCCTTTCAGGACCCGGCGGGTAGCCAGCCTGCGGTCAGGccgaagaagaggaggaagagctaCCGGAGCTTTCTGCCCGAGAGGAGCGGCTATCCCGACATCGGCTTCCCCCTCTTCCCCCTGTCCAAAGGCTTCGTCAAGAGCGTGCGGGGCGTCCTGCAGCACTACCGCGCCGCCCTTCTCGCCGCCGGCTTTCCCGAGCGCAGAGAGGACAAGTAG